The sequence TCCATTGTGATCCCTCATCTGGGTACCTTTCAAATTTGAGGCACCTTCGATCCTGTGGTCCAAGTTTGCAGCTTTGACTTTTTTTCTCAACATGGGTGGGAGCGAGAGCTCGAAGGGTGTGGTTATGGGTCGTTTGGTTGAGTGCATCAAGGAGATTTCTGGGTTGCCAGAGTGTCAGAACTTGTGCAAGAGGGTGTATGGGAATTTGGTTCGCAGGGTGAAGCTTTTGAGTCCTCTCTTTGAGGAATTGAAGGATGGTGATGAGTCCCTCAGCGATGAACAGCTTCAAAGCTTTGAGTCTCTCTTTGTTGCTTTGGATTCAGCTAAGACCCTTTTGAAGGATGCGAACCAAGGGAGTAAGCTTTATCAGGTATGGCTTTTTGGTTTTTGTGAAGCTCCCCAAGGGTTGAATTTTGTGTAGTTTTGGTGTTTTGCCTAAAGGGAATAAATCAACTCAGGAATGAATTTTGGGAATTAACTCAATTTTGTCCTCAACCAATGACTTATGTGTAGTTTTCTTATATAGCTTGATTATAATCCAAAATTAACTCAGGTGGCATCAAAATATCTAAGGAAACTAAATAATATGCCCAAGCTTTCTTTctgagaaaattaaaataaaatagaaaaacaaggaAACAGGGAAATAGAATTAGGATAGTATTACAATCTTAACACTTCGTTGGGCCCTTGTAAAGACTTAGTAGAGATGTTGTCAAGTTTATCCTTGGAACAAACATATGAGGTCTTGATGATGCGGAGACaatattttctataataaaaTGACAATGAAGAAATCGTAATCAAATTGGCAAAATAGAAATCTCAAATGTAGGAGTAAATGAAACAAGGCTTAACCAATACGCTCAActtaggaagaaaagaaagagaaacttaaccactAGCTAGAAGATACACTCAATCCTTAACCACTTAATAAAAGTAAATCAAACAAGGCTTAACCATAATAATTGCAGAAGCCGTCAATGTCATCAATTGATAAAGAGAGGTTTAACCACTATGTAAGGTAGAAAAAAACAAGTTAATATCAATGCTTAACCACCCAAAGCAGAAGCTGCTCACATCACATCACCAATGCTTAACCATCAAGGGCAAAAGCAAATAATGTCCAAATACACATAACCAAATATTCAAGACTTGTCATAATACGCAACAGTAGGAGAAATATTGAACTGAAGAAAACATTTAAGATCTTGATAACCTTGAGCCTTGTGAAATGTATGAAAGAGACCTTATAGGCAGTATAAACACAATGGCTACACTTTGGAATGGTAGAGAAGAATAAGATCTTGATTTGTAGGAGAGAAGAGAGCAAAAAActgagaaaggaaaagaaaaagacaagcTTTGATGGTCCTGTGCAGCAGAGGGAAAAACCTCTTTTCATGGTAGATGCCAATGCTctaatcacacacacacacacacacacacacacacacacacacacacacacacacacacacacacacacacagatgcttaaaatttaaattctaaaatatgCTGTATTCTTGAAACGAGGCCTTAGCTGTGCAAGTTTCTTCCGTGTGTACAGTGCATTAGCTGATATATGTTTCGTTGTGGACAAATATCATTACAATTAGAGTAACAGATTATAACATCCACAGAAGCTCTGTGCTTTCTGGTTCAGTTTTGTTACCCAACATGTTAGTTGATACTGACTGTTAatttttgtcaaattaattatgtgtCTCAGGCTTTGCGGAGGAATGATACAGCAGATAAGTTCCAAAAAGTAACTGAAAAAATTGAAGCTGTGCTCAGTGAAATTCCTTACTGCAAACTTGAGATATCAGAGGAAGTTCGAGAACAGGTAAACCTTTATCATACTATATTGGAAGGAGACCAGCAATGCTATATAGAATTCCATGATGATTCAAACTTTTCCCTTTTCCCTATTATTTCTTCTAgtcatatttgatttttgtgctTTTAAACTTCTTTATGTTTTTGGCAAAGAGAATGGGTGGCATCTTAAGTACGTTATTTTTCacaattattttaatccttCAGATTGAACTGGTGCATGCTCAATTCAAAAGAGCCAAAGCTCAAACAGAATTTGCTGATATACAACTAGACCTAGATATGGCAGTGGCGCAAAAAGAAAAGGACCCTGATCCTGCTGTACTGAAGAGACTTTCTGAGAAGTTGCATCTAAGGACAATAAATGACCTAAGGAAAGAGTCTAGTGAATTACCTGAATTGTTGATCACAAGTGGTGGAGAACTAGGCGACTCTTTTGAAATGATCACATCCCTTCTCAGCAAACTGAGGGAATGCGTGCTCACAGAAAATCCTGAAGTTGGCACTGGTGAATGTGAAAAATTGTCAGTTAAGCACAGGTCTCCCGTGATCCCAGATGATTTTCGATGTCCTATATCTCTTGAACTAATGAAAGATCCTGTAATAGTCTCCACTGGTCAGGTATAATCCGAGATTATCTTTGTACGTGGGACTGTTCTAACGTATAAGTTATGATTATTCATAAACTTTCTGCTTTCTTTTGCAGACATATGAAAGATCTTGCATTCAAAAATGGCTTGATGCTGGTCACAAAACCTGCCCCAAGACACAGCAGACACTTGTGCATACAGCCCTTACCCCTAACTATGTTTTGAAGAGTTTGATTGCTTTGTGGTGTGAAAGCAATGGCATTGAGCTACCAAAGAAGCAAGGGAGCTGTAGAACAAAGAAATGTGGTGGCAGCAGTCTTTCAGATTGTGATCGAACTGCTATTAGTGCTTTATTGGATAAACTAATGAGTAACGATATAGAACAGCAAAGGGCAGCTGCTGGTGAGCTCAGGCTGTTGGCTAAGAGGAATGCAGACAACCGAGTATGCATTGCTGAGGCAGGAGCAATACCACCTCTTGTAGATTTGTTGTCTTCTTCAGACCCTCGAACTCAGGAGCACGCTGTTACAGCACTTCTCAATCTTTCCATCAACGAGAGTAACAAAGGAACTATAGTAAATGCTGGAGCCATACCGGATATTGTAGATGTACTGAAAAATGGAAGCATGGAGGCTAGAGAAAATGCAGCTGCAACTCTCTTCAGTTTATCGGTTCTAGACGAGAATAAGGTGCAAATAGGTGCAGCTGGAGCTATCCCTGCTCTAATAAAGTTACTTTGTGAAGGTACTCCCAGAGGTAAGAAGGATGCTGCTACTGCTATCTTTAACCTATCTATTTATCAGGGAAATAAAGCAAGAGCTGTAAAAGCTGGTATAGTAGTCCCACTGATACAGTTTCTGAAGGATGCTGGGGGTGGAATGGTAGATGAAGCACTAGCTATTATGGCAATCCTTGCAAGCCACCATGAAGGCCGGGTAGCGATTGGTCAGGCCGAGCCAATTCCTATTCTTGTTGAGGTTATACGAACCGGCTCTCCACGCAACCGAGAGAATGCTGCTGCTGTCTTGTGGTCACTATGCACTGGAGATCCGCTGCAATTAAAACTAGCAAAAGAACATGGTGCAGAAGCAGCACTGCAGGAGTTGTCAGAAAATGGAACTGATAGAGCTAAGAGAAAAGCTGGAAGCATATTGGAACTCTTGCAGCGAATGGAAGGGGTTGATAATCTGCAGAATTCATAGTCCCAGTGTTGCTTCGCTATATAGCTCATAGATGGTCTGAAAATTATGTATTATAAACCATGCCACGTTAAAATAGTGTAttcatctttttttgttttaaatgctGTGATGTGTTAAACTGTGCAGGAACTTTGTATTATGTTTGGTTGTCATTTGTCTGTATAGGAAATGCTGTAAATTGCCTATTGAAGATGCTATGCAAGGATTATAAATGGAATAAGTTTCTGCCATTGTCTGTCACCGCAAAGTTTGTAATTCTTGGAACTTTCTGTCGTAGTAAAAGCCAACATTTAAGGCTGTAAAATTGCTAGTGGAGATATAGTATTCTCATGCTTGTTCGATTGATATATTACCAAGCCTGGAATCGTGTCCACGCTCTGATCAAACCATACTTGGAATTCATCTTTATAAgttcattaataatattatgtGTTATCGTAGTAATATTTGtaaaagtaagaaaataataagagcATGATAAGAACTTATCATGCTTCATATTGTAAGAGTAATGACCACATGTGTTTTTACTCTACAATTTTGTTCAAATGTGATTAGGATTTCTACACTTCATATTGGTGAATTTGATCTTTAAACTTTACAATACATGTGGATTTAATTCTtttcaacttaaaaaaatataatgaaattttaaaggAAGAATTaaattcacatattttttaaagtttgaaaatcaaatccatCGATATGAAAATATAGTTACTTTGATCATGATTGACCAAAAGCCTAAGAAATAAAAGCATTTTTTCAATCTATTTATCTTATCCTATAACCAAGTGGACCGGACATCAAGTAAAGATATAAACGTAAAAGctaattattaatgtttattcAACGTAACTCGCAATCCATTGATCATGACATAAAATCCAACACATTGCAAGTGTGTTTAGGTTCACATTAAATCATCCAAAATCAtgccaaaatattaattaacacaATTTTAAGTAAAcaattacatttaatttcaCAGTTAAATCCAACATTGATTAAGTTAAAAGTAATCTGAGACAACTTTTgtgttaaataaaaagtttatattaaattttaccaCTTCTAAAATTGAAGCATCCAAACTCTTCAAAATTAGAAATAAGTCCCCTCATActctgaagaaaaaaataaatttcaaaattcaaaactctgaagaaaaaaaattaaaatttccaaatAGAAAGGTCAAGTATTAAAGAATAAACGGAAGTCATTGGATtctttaaaccctaaacccattAACAAATGTAATTTCAATTAATATCATTTGATTCCGGTTAACTATATAGTTACTCAGTAAATATATTTAACCGAGATACTTGCTCTCAGAAAATTTAATTGGgtatcaaggaaaaaaaataaactgaataTTTTGAAATCGTAAAAGGATATCTTCTTCACCAACGAGAAGAGTGTACAAAACCTACGGGTTTTCATATGCAGTTTCAAAGGGTTGCACTATAAAGGAGAGACCATAACCACACAGAACAAGAGCAATAATATCAATTCAGAACGTAATAGAAAACCAACACTGTACCCAAAATGTCACACAGTAATTCAAGAAACAAAGTAAAAGAGAAACACTCTTATTGCAAATGTCACAACGGCATTAATTAACAGACAAAGGGGGAAAAAAATCAACACTACTTTTTATGATCATTAAATGTAGAACAATTTAAATTCCTAAGATATCATTGTTCTTGAGGAAAACACTCGTCAAGAGCATCTTAGATTCTAGAGAAGCCTTAAGCAAATTAAAAACCTGACAACCTGTTAAGAACAAAAAGACATTATCTGTTATCAAATAGACCTATACAATTATTGAAAGTGTAGAAGAGAATTTTTCACACATAAAGATCTCCATGTACCAACTCATGAAGGATCAAcatgattttatttaacattagcATCATTCATCTCTTCACCATTTCTAGCTTTGAGAATTTGGTGCTGACTCCAGCCTGACTCTTTTACTTCCAACTTTTGTAGAGGTTTGTGACTTCATGTCTCTGGATGCAGGAACATAGCCATCTTTACTCACCTTCACAATAAGCACCAACTCCAGCAGCACATCGTTTCATAGAGTAATAGGATTTGACTGCATACCACCAGTACTTTCTGAGGCTGGTTTTGGGGGACCATGGATTGGAGACTCATGTAATGAAATTCTGCAATGATGGTTGCATAAGCTGttcgaataaaaaaaaacataaaattctgcAAGTTTAGAATGATTCATGTAATGGTTCCATTCACAAAGCGTACCTGGATGACTGGATTAATTGTCTACTTTCGTAATTTCCACGTAAAAGTGTAATATTAGCTGGGTATCTGTGAAattacagaaaaataaaaggatacataaattttaaaagaaaaagataaccaTAAGAATCACACACCAATAGTTGCTTCTCAACAAAAGACAAAAACTATACAGCAAATGAAAGTGCAACAGATCAAGTGTAGAAAAATACTTTCGTCGCAACACATTTGAGCTCCAAAAGTGATCAATGAAATATACAAGTTTACAACCACTGTTTTTGGGTGCCATGCTAAGCAGTAGATGAAATGTTTAGAGAACAGCCAACTAATTAATATGCTAATGTTTGGCCGTCTACGTAAGAGCTTTTGACAAATTTCACAAGGCCAAGTCTTTTTTGGATGGTGTGTTGGGACTTAGGGTAGCTTTAAACAATACATTTGCACAGGTTTGGAAGtttccaaaatcaattttatttcttccaaggagaagaaatcaagaattGCATGTCCATTTCAAAAATCTTATTAGATACTTAAATGGCACTCACAAAACAGAagagaaaacagaaaataaatgtAGAAACACTGCTAGCACTTCAAGGGTTtgcttccttccttccaaaaccTCTTACTTGCAACTTGCCTGCCTCTCCCTTATTCATTACCTCCTTTGTAAATTGAAATGATAGCTGACCCCCTGCCTAGACTCCCTATGCCACTTAACATGTGCGCTGGTTGGTTACAATTCAGATTCCCAACATGAATCATACATATTTCGTTCCTTTCCTACATGACACTAGTCCACTATTACCCTTCTTTTCTTCCTACTGTGCACCCCATCCCCAGGGGATCAAATGGTCTAAAACCAAAAATCAAGACCACAATTATTGCTCCTACGTTGAAGTTGAGTacaaaaagagaagaataaatgaaCTTTGTAGTTTGTATGGAAGAAAACCATTTAAAACTAATGCTGAATGATTGATTAATGTGATCATTCATAAAATTGCACCACTGCAAATGGATGTAAGCTTCCCAAAGTCAAATATGCTAGCAACCAAAGACTGTTCGGAAGTATCATAAGCATTTTGATTTTAGAAGCTTAGTAGAATACATTTACTGATTTACcgtgtaaatgtttttttatgccGGCAAGATTcatgattattataataattattttaaaagtcatatcaaTATAATTTCTAATCGACCAAGTGTAAAGTATTCTGAGTGACCatgtatcaaaattataaactttGATACCATGGGGAATAAACcaaatttatcttaaaactCTTCTTAAATGTCTCCAAAGCTAGGACAAATTCAAGTGATAATCTTATTAACAATACATGTAAAGACAACAAGAAGTCAAGAGTCAAGACAGATGCAAGCAAGTAATAAAAGAACATATATAGCTAGCTTTTAGAAGTAAAAGGATGGTGAAAACTTCAAGACTATTGTAACCTAGATCAACAAAGTCTCCCTGCCATGCATTTAGGAAAATATAAGACTCCAAAACAGATATTAAATCGTCAAAGTTAATAGAAAAAAAGTGTCAGGCACATGACCCCCAGTCTAGAAAAGTTTCATATAGATCATGGAATTGACCATGAATATCAGCACAAACAGTGACTGGAATATTGACAAGCTGCACATTGGACTCCTCAATAAGAATCTCTTTTACCTGAGgtatttgaaaacaatgaaacgTTTGTCATggattcattaaaaataaaagaatatgcaAGTtagtataaaacatattttaataacgCCAAGGTGCACAAATGACAAACCTATCACTAGAACTACAACAAAAGTAGCCCTGAGAACAAAAATACAGCAATAACAAAACTGCACCCCTCCTAAATgagttaatttaaatataatataataaattaattaaacattattaATCTAATAATCCAGTCAAAAGCACTTTTGTCTCTCTGTTTGAATCGTCTGCATCTTCTTCGTACCGCAACGTAAACAGAAATCCAAAACCAGGGACCCTAAATTCCCAACATAAACAGAAGAAGTCCAAAAACACTCGATGGAAACTAAAAGCCTCACGGGTGAACCATATCTTCACGCTCGATGACTCCATCCATCTTAGGTAGTATATAatagttttaatattatttattttacaagttAGAAATCCGTCGAAACATTAACGAACTACTCGAAAATGCGTCGAAAGAAAACCACTCTCACTCTGTCTCTGTCTCCCTCCGAAATTCGAATTCCAAGCTTCAAAACTATGGCAGCAAACATGCATACGAACCTTCACTTGAAAATCAATGGCATGGAATTCCCTGTTCTCCTCGGGGAATTCCCTGTTGACATCCCAAACCCTAGGCTTCCCGCCATTATTCAACCGTTCCAAAACCAAATTCTTCCCATTGCAGCTCAAGAGAACGATGCGGTATCCTCCACCACCTCTGATCACCAATGAGGTATTTTTCCCTCTCTAATCTTTCTCTTTCTATAGTTTAATTAGATTTATCACACAAaggttacaattttttttgttattgaacAGAAAGTAGCTTCTTGCATTCGTACGTATATATGCAGCACAGAATCATCGTAGGGAGGGTTAAATTAAcccgtttttcaatttattgCCGTAAGTAAATAGGATTCAAGCCATTTTATCGACATCAGTATTCTATATtgaaaaaatctaataattttatCGAAATCATTTCATTTCCGTGTTAATACAGTGATAGAAAGAGTACTACAGACATCTAGTCTTCAAACTATTCACTTTAAACCGTAATAGTCCAAAATTATTGGTTAATAGAAAATTATAGTGGGTTACCAATAAATTGTGAAATGCTAtagttcttaaatattttttcttaaattattgaaaaaattaaattcattcagAAGTAATTCTTGGGATTATACACATTTGATTAGTTATAACTAAAAAGTGCAGTTTGGTTGATCCAATATATGCTGTCGCTTGACTTGACTATTGATAGATTAGTTCTAGACAAACATTATTAGTTTAGTTTTGTTATGTTCAGTTCCTTTCTTATTCATATGTGGGTGAGGGAAGAAGGGATTTTTTGTTATGGCTGCAGTTTTCTGTTTGGGTTAGAAACATGTAGCAAAGCAAAGGAGCAATTAGCACTGCTGTTGCTATTGTTCTTCATGTTTCTGAGCTTATTTACTTTTTCTGTACTTAGGCCATCTCGTATGCTATTTCTAATCCGAGTATGGTTTCTTTGAAACACTAACACATTATTATGAACTCAATCTGTGTTTAAGAAGCTTAACTTTTTTTGCTTAGGAAATGCTTCAAATATTCTgttatagtttaaattttgatatttcatTGACATGTTGCCATTGTATTGGAGAAATTATGGACATTTAAATATTTGACTTGGGAAAAGAAAGCAATGTGGCAAAGAGAAATAGAATTGCTTCTTTGTGTTAGTGGTCACAATGCTGAATTAATAAGCAATATTTTCCACATCAAAGAGAAATAGAATTGCTTCTTTGTGTCGGTGTTCAACTCCTTCAATTTGGTGATTCATCttgagaattttctttttgtgattcttgtggatttattcataaataaagCTGTCGGAAATGTTCCCTAAATGGACATATTGAAGCTCTTGTTATCCACTTTTTTAGTTGTCTGTCTAAAGGAGTGGAGTGGCCTCCTCTGCCAATATGCTAAGATGGAGCTGCCATGCATATCAAACTCTTCTTATTCAACTGCTCATTTTAATTAGTCTTAATTTTGATCATCTTATTTCCCAAGTGGTGTCAAGATGTTGCAACACTTT comes from Glycine soja cultivar W05 chromosome 20, ASM419377v2, whole genome shotgun sequence and encodes:
- the LOC114403108 gene encoding U-box domain-containing protein 14-like translates to MGGSESSKGVVMGRLVECIKEISGLPECQNLCKRVYGNLVRRVKLLSPLFEELKDGDESLSDEQLQSFESLFVALDSAKTLLKDANQGSKLYQALRRNDTADKFQKVTEKIEAVLSEIPYCKLEISEEVREQIELVHAQFKRAKAQTEFADIQLDLDMAVAQKEKDPDPAVLKRLSEKLHLRTINDLRKESSELPELLITSGGELGDSFEMITSLLSKLRECVLTENPEVGTGECEKLSVKHRSPVIPDDFRCPISLELMKDPVIVSTGQTYERSCIQKWLDAGHKTCPKTQQTLVHTALTPNYVLKSLIALWCESNGIELPKKQGSCRTKKCGGSSLSDCDRTAISALLDKLMSNDIEQQRAAAGELRLLAKRNADNRVCIAEAGAIPPLVDLLSSSDPRTQEHAVTALLNLSINESNKGTIVNAGAIPDIVDVLKNGSMEARENAAATLFSLSVLDENKVQIGAAGAIPALIKLLCEGTPRGKKDAATAIFNLSIYQGNKARAVKAGIVVPLIQFLKDAGGGMVDEALAIMAILASHHEGRVAIGQAEPIPILVEVIRTGSPRNRENAAAVLWSLCTGDPLQLKLAKEHGAEAALQELSENGTDRAKRKAGSILELLQRMEGVDNLQNS